Within the Glycine soja cultivar W05 chromosome 3, ASM419377v2, whole genome shotgun sequence genome, the region taacaaattaacatatttaatatattaagaatacaatgtatttgaaataaattaattttaattctatgGTACCAAAAGTAACTGGATTTGAAACATGTTTCAATTGTTAATATTTTGGTACAAGGAAAATTTCCGAGATAGCCAAAACTGTCAATTGAAACCTTGAGATACCATAAATATGACCCAACAtaatcatatatcatatatatactcctaggaaaatattttttacatgaaaTAAAGTCTCCTCATCCTTGCCATATGAGGAACACTACCTGACAACATTGCTGATTTCAAAAGCCTTGAATTCTTGGATATCTCTTATAAACTCTTTTCCTCATCCTTGCCATTGGGAATTGGTAAATTAGGGAGCTTGCAGAATCTCGTTGGCTGAAAATAACTTCTCCTAACTCTATTTCAGAAATGGCCTCCATCAAGTCCCTCAACTTGACTTGCATGGGAATATGCTTCAAGGCAATTTGGATTAATAAATTACTCTAGAACCTAAAAGGTTAGttaattcacaattttttttaaaaattattattaccaaaattttatgatatcattgatgtttatatttttatttattatatatatatatatatatatatatatatatatatatataaattattacattacttaaaaattatttatgaaaagtaaatttaattaaatataatattcagtAACTATTcaagtatatataaatataattatcaacTTGTATAACAGAGATATACTTTTAGcttctttttagaaaatattactattagctttaaaatgatttatatatatgtgatattttaaattacattttttggtgaaatattttaaattactttgtATCACAGTTATTAtatatctttaatattttttttttgaaaaaatagaattaaaattaaaacttaagatCGAGATCAATCCAAacttattaaatcatatttaaattttaaactacaTCAATTGAACAATGAATTAAGAAAACCAAAAATTGTATAAGATgatatttctctttttcaaAACCAATTTAATCTACTCTATAAACTCCTCTTAATCGGACAACTATTagaaaagtgaaaaggaaaatataaaaaattaaaaaagtaaataattcgaCTTTGTAGAAGTCATAACCACATTCTTTATCATCCTTCTCTTCTCTATCCCCTCATTGTTGCACCTGACACATTTGTTTAACACGTTGTCATATTGTCTGATCAATAGGAATATGATATATCGCCTCTTTATTTTCTGATCATGTAATTGCACTGATTTATTTTCTGTTCTTATCATGATTGGTTTCACATTATTATTATGTCATGCATTTTATCATGATGTGTTGCACTAATATTAATGATCGTTCTACAAATCTTTGTTGTACCCCTTAAATTTCATTAGCTTCTGTCTTTTTTTTCTGatggaaattaattaattaacattgatttttgaaGTGCTTGTTAATTACAGGCACCATGGAGGAAAGAGTGGGGCTTTTGTTTCTGATTTTTTCATGCAAGAGAGGTAACAATTGTTAGATTGgcctttttcttatctttttgcttttaaatttaattatcgtGCTAAGTTAGATGGATATAACGTAGTTACAACCTCACACTAAATTTACTGTACCATAATAAAGTTTACCTGGTTCTTgtagtaaaaatataaatagtgaTGAACCACATACCTTCTAAAACCATACCCATACCTGTTTCATATACCTAGTAACTTAGAGATAGAATGCAAGGCTTGCATTATTCACTCtcctatatatttatttaccaAACTTTGGTGGAAATTTTAAGGAGTGACAGGTTCATATTAGCTTTTAACCATCAATGGAAAactggaaaaaagaaaaagctggCACTAACAACCAGTTATTTGTCAATAGGAAAGGAAGCTTGGGCCCAATTGAAGGATGTTGTGGAAAATTAGTGTCTCTTTGATTTCAGaagctttacttcttttttttttttccaatacttacaaaaatatcatcatatttttttacctcATGTCATGATTTGAAGAATGTGTTTTGCTACAAAGTACTGATACTTTAATTTGCTTCATGCATCTATATCTGATACcaatatattgatatatttcACTGGTACATATATGTAAAGTGaccaattcttttaaaaaaaaattatgataatcaaATATAGTGACATGTAACATAGAAGTAAATATaatatagaaatataaaaagtattgtTTCTTGATGAACCAAATATgaaaattgttttgtttatagATAATTTCAAGAAAGAAATGAGATTGATCATTGATAGTACCATTCTTATTTGTGAACAATAGGAAAAAATGATCTacaattttttgattttgtttttagcAATGTCTAAGAAGTATGTATGTTCTTCAATTTACCGAATTGCAATTGTATATTTATTATGCTTTTATCAATTCTTACGTATCTACATATCTatcatatttttagaataatcatACCACTATTAATTTATAGGATAGGAGATAAGAGATAAGCTGAAATCATCCAATCCTTCTAAAGTTCACTTGGTACACCTTTTCATCCTTCACATTGTACCTAACAAAAAACctcacaaataaaaatttagctATTGAAAAAGTGCCAATTTgacatcaattaaattaaaagttacatTTAGCACTAGTTCAAATTTGAACTTAGATTCATGGGTAGGTACAGTTTCTCCGGGCCAATCAACCATatctgaaaaacaaaaataagtttccCACGGTCATTTTCACtctggcctcaataatcttaaggaGAAATTAAGTTAGAATATAACAATACTGATGTGTAACATTTTTCCGGAGAATcattatatttaagtatttatcaATGTTGTTACTTAGTACCTGTATATTACTTCTTCGAAACATATATACAAGGTCAATTTCCACGTTGCCTTTGATGATTTGTTGATTCTCTGTAGATTCAGTAACATATATACAAGGTCAATTTCCATTTCAGAATGAATTGGATTTAGTAAAACGTAAAAGGAGAAAGACATGAAATGAAACATATCCTTGACAGAAATAGTTTTCTAGTTGGTTAGACTTAGAAGATACCTGTTGGTCATCCTTGGTGGCTAAATCCATCTATCATCAACCTGAATGCCAGGGATGTGGGAAATTTTAGGCCAAATTTGAGGGTGCTTCTTCCGGCATCGTTTTTCCAGCAAAGGACATTCCCATATGGTTAATTTTATTAGAGAGTCAGGAAGCCTTTCTCCAGCCATATTCTCCAGCAAAGGACATCCCCTCATGGTTAATTGTTGCAGGGATGTGAGATGGAGAAGCCCCGTGCAGTCTAACATCTCCAGATTTGAAAACTTAAATAGATACAGAGACGTAAGGGAGGGAGGCAGCAAACCCTCTTTAGGGAAGGACTTGATGCCATCACATGGACCCCCAACATTGAGATGAGTAAGCATGCCCATGGATGGCCATGCTAGGCCGCTCAGTAGTTTCTCACAATTCACAATCCAAACTGTTCTCAGGTTAGGTGGCATACCCCCTTCTGGAAAGGACTCAATTTCTGGGCAGTTGGATATGTCGAGATATTCTAACTTTGGGAGAAGAGTACTCATCTCTTCAGGCAATCCTTCTCTCCCGAATGATACAAAGTTGGGGCATTGGTAAATACTCAAAGAACACAGACTCTTAAATGACTCTGCCCCTGAAACCAAAAGATATTCCATATTTTCACACTTTCCGATTGTGACATCTCTGAGATTTGGAAAGGTAACCAATGGAAGAGATGTGAGTGAATCACAACTGCTTTCTATTGACAGTGTTTCCAGTAACTCATGTTTGTGTTGCGTCGGGAATTCCAGTTTTTTAAGATCCGAGATATACAGAGTCTTCAGTGATTCAGGTAAACGACCACCCGGAAATGACACGGCTGACGAGCAATCCCTTAATGTTAAAGACCGGAGACAAGTTGGTTGGATGTTTGTGATGGCCTCTATCATAGACTCCACCATTGGGCTTCCTTCTACTTCTATAGTCTCTACTAAGAGAGGTAACGCATGCAGTGCTACTTTATTGCTTTTACATATCTCCAAACTTTGAATGGCGGGAGCCGTTGGGAGAGAAGAGCCAAGCAGCTCACAATTTCTAATTGTAAGTGTTTTCAGAGCAGGAAGGTGATTCGGCAAACTTCCCTCTAGTTTGGGGCAGTCACGTATTTCAAGAATTTCAAGCACAGGAAAAGCTTCTGAATCGAAGGAACTCCACACCTCCCAACAAGGCATTTCATAAATGAACAGAGATTCAAGGGAGGGAAAGGGCGTCCCAGAACGACAATCTTCGTTCTTGTAAAAACCTGCATCAATAGTCTTCAGCCTATTCAATCGTGCAATCTTAAGGACCTTGAGAGAAGGTAGTTGTCCAAGTGAAGGAAGCATACTACAGTTGTCACAATCACGCAATTTTAGACTCATCATATTGCAGTAGGAAGAATTTCCCATCCAATCTGGAAATCTGGTTCCTTTATAGCCTTTTATATACAACGATTCAATGTTAAAGTGAGGCTGTAACTTGCAAAGCACATCTATTTCAAGTTGGAAGTTGGTACTGTTGTTGTTACATCCAGACCATTCCAACTGTAAACTATTAATGTGTTTTTTATCCATCATCCTTGCCTCCAACGCTTCATCACTTTGGGAAACATTCTCCAAGTTCCTAATTTCAAGTTGACCACGAAGATTTGAAAGTGCTCCCAATTCTTTGATTCCATTCTCTTCGTGCTTGTCCACAGCAAAGAAATCCAGATGTtgtaaatgatttaatttactCATTCCTCTCGGCATCTCTTTTATAGGAGTTCCAAGTATCTCAAGATGACGCAAGTTAACAAGATTGCACATGTCACTAGGCAACTTAGTCAGCTTTCTGCAACTACACAACTTCAAAGTTTGCAGATTGTATAAATTACATAATGACTTTGGCAGTGTTTCTACACTTGAAAAAGAGAGATCTAAATAGCGCAGATGGATCAATTTACCTATTGAGTCAGGCAAAGAATCCAGACTTTGGAAGTCACAAAATGATAAAACTCTCAAGTACATAAGCTTCGACATTATGATACATTGTGCCTCCTCATTGTTGAATGGAGCagcttcaaaatttataatggacAAGAAAGTTCTCAGAAATTTTGCTCTACCAACAACATCAAAGTTGTCCAAGACTGAAGAATTGAATTTGGCAAATGACAAATGACGAGTCTTGGTGTTGATCTTTGTTTCTTTCCCAAGTTCTTCTGATCTAAAGTAAAAATCTCCACCGAGTGATGTGGCTAGATCATGCATGAGGTCATGCATCACAAAACATTTGCCATAAGGCCAACTACTTCTACttgtgtttgaacgttggaaAAATGATCTCGAAACCAAATCATCAAAATACTCATGACCAACCTCTTCTAAAGTCCTACCTTTCCTTGGTTTCTTCAAAAGATCTTCAGCCATCCACAACaagattaattcatttttttcaaattcgtAATCTTGTGGATACAACGAACAATAAACAAAGCATCGTTTTAAATGTGGAGGGAGATAATGATAACTAAGTCTCAGTGCTGGAATAACTTTACACTCACTTTCAGAAAGTTCCCAAATGTCACTATTGAGAATATTATTCCAATCACCAATGTCATGCTTTCTTCTCAACATGCCTCCAAGCGACTCTGCTGCTAAAGGCAGTCCGTTGCACTTTTTAACAATCTCCTTTCCAATTTTTTCTAGTGTTGTTGTGTTCCCGTTCGATTCGGAGTAAAGACACGCATGGTTCGCAAACACTGACCAACAATCTTCATTCGACAATTGGTTTAGATGATAGGTGTGAACAGTTTGGACTATAGATGCTGTTTTTTCACTGCGGGTTGTTAGAAGAATCTTACTTCTCCTAATCCCACGGTTAAATGGTTTCTTAAGAAGACGCCAATCAACATAATCCTCTGTCCAAACATCATCCAAaacaattaagaattttttatctttcagctTGTCCATCAATTCAAGATGAAGTAGATTCAGATCATTCAATTTACAAGCCTTTCCAGTCACCGCCTCTATTATAGTTTTTGTGACCTTGAGAACATCAAATTCTTGAGAAACACAAACCCATGccttaaaatcaaaatcaaatatctGTTTCAAATTCTCATCATTGTACACCAATTGGGCCAAAGTAGTTTTTCCAACCCCACCCATGCCCACAATAGGAACCACAGACACTTCTCTACCGTCACTGTTATCCTCCGACAACAACTTGATTATGGCCTCCTTATCTTTCTCCCTACCATATATATGAGATCCATCTTCCAGAGATGTTGATGGAGCTTTCCATGACAAGTTCTCCACTGCACTCTCTTTCAAATCAAGACTCTCCTTGAGTTTTAAATGAGACTCAAGTGTGACAACTATGTCTTCCAACTTACTAACGATCTTGCTATCGGAAAAGCGAGAAAACAAGTCTCTTACCTTGTTTTGGGTGGCAGCTTTGGTGAAAACATGGTCGAGTAAGTCATCGGCTTCATAGACAGCATCTTTGAGAGCATTGAGCCAGTGTTTGACATTGGTGTCTGTGATCTGTTTCTTCTCGGCATCATCAAGCACAGCTCCAACCACTCTGAGAGTGGTCTCCAACTTTTGAAGCAACTTCTTGCTAAGCTTCTTTCCACGGATCAAGTCAACAAACTCAGGTGAAGCCAGCCTGTCGAAAACCACATCAAGAAAAGCAGAGAGAAAGGCACCACCGACCAGTGCTGCTGCCATGATCTCAAGAACAAAAGATGATCAGAGTAGAAAGACAAAGGCAAGGGAATTGGTTGCTATGAACTGATGTGATGAGATTTGGCTTAAGTCAACTCTCTTCACCTTCACTCGTTCTGCTGTGCAAGACAAAAGTatggtcttttttatttttattatttgtattattatggTGGTGGGTGACTTATCACGTTGGGAGTCTCTTTACTTTTGATCCCCACATGTTGCTTTCTTGATATTTCCATTTTGAATTTAGCTCCTCTAAACTAAAGACTCAAGAGATTTAAAGAGTGATGATATTTCTacagttaattttaaaaaaatggattatatttctaaaatccaaacttaaaaaaatgaatttagctTCTCACAGTggtgtgtgtttttttcttgGTGATATGTGTGGATGGCTGCAAGGTTACTGTGCTTAATTATGTTCCTGTGCTTTAATGCTGTGAGACAAGTTGTATTGAAGCAGTTTGCACATGtgttttggatatttttatttaaaaaataagttaatagtaaaattgaaaatgaattttttttgttaaatccaAAAGTTATGTAAAGATCCtcaacttagaattttttttctaaagttaaaatttaaaatcaatttttcaatGTGAAAGTAAATAGtgaaatatttacttaaattcgtgttagtttatatttcaacctaatcattaaaattgtcatagagATATGGTATTTTATAAAGATCTAATACTGaatcatgattttataaatttaaaataattgataatgatttatgttttttaatcaagtggtaaaagatttaaatttttattaat harbors:
- the LOC114405948 gene encoding putative disease resistance protein At3g14460 isoform X2, producing the protein MAAALVGGAFLSAFLDVVFDRLASPEFVDLIRGKKLSKKLLQKLETTLRVVGAVLDDAEKKQITDTNVKHWLNALKDAVYEADDLLDHVFTKAATQNKVRDLFSRFSDSKIVSKLEDIVVTLESHLKLKESLDLKESAVENLSWKAPSTSLEDGSHIYGREKDKEAIIKLLSEDNSDGREVSVVPIVGMGGVGKTTLAQLVYNDENLKQIFDFDFKAWVCVSQEFDVLKVTKTIIEAVTGKACKLNDLNLLHLELMDKLKDKKFLIVLDDVWTEDYVDWRLLKKPFNRGIRRSKILLTTRSEKTASIVQTVHTYHLNQLSNEDCWSVFANHACLYSESNGNTTTLEKIGKEIVKKCNGLPLAAESLGGMLRRKHDIGDWNNILNSDIWELSESECKVIPALRLSYHYLPPHLKRCFVYCSLYPQDYEFEKNELILLWMAEDLLKKPRKGRTLEEVGHEYFDDLVSRSFFQRSNTSRSSWPYGKCFVMHDLMHDLATSLGGDFYFRSEELGKETKINTKTRHLSFAKFNSSVLDNFDVVGRAKFLRTFLSIINFEAAPFNNEEAQCIIMSKLMYLRVLSFCDFQSLDSLPDSIGKLIHLRYLDLSFSSVETLPKSLCNLYNLQTLKLCSCRKLTKLPSDMCNLVNLRHLEILGTPIKEMPRGMSKLNHLQHLDFFAVDKHEENGIKELGALSNLRGQLEIRNLENVSQSDEALEARMMDKKHINSLQLEWSGCNNNSTNFQLEIDVLCKLQPHFNIESLYIKGYKGTRFPDWMGNSSYCNMMSLKLRDCDNCSMLPSLGQLPSLKVLKIARLNRLKTIDAGFYKNEDCRSGTPFPSLESLFIYEMPCWEVWSSFDSEAFPVLEILEIRDCPKLEGSLPNHLPALKTLTIRNCELLGSSLPTAPAIQSLEICKSNKVALHALPLLVETIEVEGSPMVESMIEAITNIQPTCLRSLTLRDCSSAVSFPGGRLPESLKTLYISDLKKLEFPTQHKHELLETLSIESSCDSLTSLPLVTFPNLRDVTIGKCENMEYLLVSGAESFKSLCSLSIYQCPNFVSFGREGLPEEMSTLLPKLEYLDISNCPEIESFPEGGMPPNLRTVWIVNCEKLLSGLAWPSMGMLTHLNVGGPCDGIKSFPKEGLLPPSLTSLYLFKFSNLEMLDCTGLLHLTSLQQLTMRGCPLLENMAGERLPDSLIKLTIWECPLLEKRCRKKHPQIWPKISHIPGIQVDDRWI